The following is a genomic window from Phaseolus vulgaris cultivar G19833 chromosome 6, P. vulgaris v2.0, whole genome shotgun sequence.
aaaatttagatttttttggtgtacatgattttttttgtttaattttttataatacttGATCTCTCTTTAGAGCAATCAATTATTGAACTTTAGGGTGTCAAACTAGTTCATAGACTAATATGATGGTGAAaagggaagaaaaaaaaggtaTGTAGAAAAAAGTATTTGGatgtaagaaaaatatattactatttaaattttagttctattatattaaataattattttattataatgaataaaaacataaaattttaaaaaaacgaAGAAATAATGGAGTATGTTTTCCACGTGATAATTATATTGTAATTACaacataatcaattaaattaaaatacataattgataattaatacATTTTCACTCAAATctttgtatatataaaaaaatggacaaaagttttattttatttattttttaaaatatttgtctcGTTTTTTATGCTTCCCATCCCTTTCTCGTTGATCACTTTCTCCACTTTCCATCCACATATTcaaacaagagaaaaaaaaacacttctacttacaaaattttattttagattaaacgtatttgttttttatgtatatatatttgaaagatatattattatttttttgtaaaaaagaaTGAATTGATTAAAAAGAATTGGGTTACGGTGACCAATGTTGATGCAAAGGGAGAAAGAAATAGAGCGTGTATAGGTTTGAATCCAAGGCTACATGCAAACAATTAAAGCAGAAGAGCAATGAGAAGGATCCATCACTCACAAGACTCAAAACTGAAAACAGCAGAACTGAAACACTCGCCCTTTCTCACCCTCTTCACATCACATCATGGCTTCACCTATCAAAGCCACTCCAATAACAATACCCACCAATATTCCCTTCGCACCAAACTTCAAACTCATGGAACCGGCAGAGGAAGCTTCAGCGGGCAAGTCCTTGTTGTCACcatcatcactatcatcaccgGCGGTACCTTCACCGGCCTTCGTTTTATCAGTCTTCGGCGATGCACCTTTAGCCTTGGACGGCGCCGGCGCCGGAGCCTCACTTGGAAGCACCAGGTCGAGAGGGAGAAGCACCTTGTCGACCTGGTATATGGCAAGCTTGTTGTCCGTGTAAACGGTTCCGGTAACGGAGGCGTTGACGGCGCCGGTGGCCATGCTGACCTGGCTGCCGCCGAAGGTGGTGACGTTGAGCTGCAACCGTTTGGGGTCGTCGCCGGCCTGAGTCTGAACGGGGTTGGTGAGGGTGTCGAAGTTTGAGATCGAAATGAAGGAAGAGAGTGTGTGGAATTGTAAGAGTTCTACTTTTTGCCTGTCGCTAAGAGAGTTGAGGAACCCAGCTTTGAGTTTAGAGAAGGCACCGTCTTCTGGGGCGAAGAGAGTTAACCCTCCTGAGCCTGAGGTTAGAAGCTGTGAGTTGAGTTGGTTGATGAGTTGCGTGGTTTTGAGGAGCCTAACAAGGACGGAGAATCGCTTGGCTTTTCGGAGGATTTGGACTATGTCAATGGAAGATGCTTTTGGGACAGTGGGAGTGGGGGCTCCACTTGGCGTCACGGGAACTAAGGGTACTGTGTTGAATCCAGGGGCTGGAGCAGTGGCTGGTGGAGAGGGTGGTGATGGTTGTGGTGGAGATGGGGGTGATGAAACTGGGGCTTGAACCGGTGACAGTTGAGCTGAAATGGTATGGAAGAAGGAAAGTGTTATAATTAGTAAAATGGAGGCTGAGAAGAGAGTTTGTTGTGTCTTCATTTTAGGGCACTTTGAGGCTGCTGCTGCTACTTGGTAGTGTAGTATTGTGATGAAAGAGGGGGTAAGAGGTTGGGTTTTATTTTGGGTATAGATAGGTGTGTAGGAATAAAGAAAAGGTGAGTTGCATCTTTCTTATAGCTATCATGGAAATGGAAAGGTGGTGCATCTTGTTTGATGAGTTGTGTGAGGCAGAAGAGAGTAGGAGGCCAAAGTGCATAGTTGCAATCAATTTGTCCCTGAAAATGCAGTTGCTGGAAAAGGGGCTGTTATGGTGTGTGATCTGTTTAGAGGTTGAGTTATAACATCATGATGAATCAGGAAGAAAAGGAAATCAAATTATTAGCCCCCTAAGATAAAAGGACTGGGGAGCTAAGAATCACACTtcaaactttaaacctaacCATACTTTTATATTCTAGGGACGGTTTTTTTTTACTATgatacttattttttttgtttttactaaaatggagtctgtttaaaaaaaaatacaaatttaggcaagtcgtgcctaattggacgacttcatatgcagaagtcgtcccaattaggtacgacttctgccatgtcatactaaagtcgtgctaacttggtacgacttctgccctgttatattgaagtcgtgccaacttgacacgacttctgtcctgtcatactgaagtcgtgccaacttgacacgacttctgccctgtcatactgaagtcgtgtcaatttggcacgacttctaccacgtcataattttttcttttatttttaattctattgtttatatattgggtagtaaattatgtaatgttaaaaattaatttattctcatcattacgtgttttgtaaaatcattacttctcaagctatttattttgtaaattcacaacaataattctctatttatttttcaaatataataatttttcatttatctatttatttccaaattcaataacaattttcttcattttttaattaatcaaataatcaagttattgtattacattatcctcaaacatgatccatacacgattatccaattttttgttccttaaaactaacactcttaaaaaattatgtatcaattaattttaacattacataacttactatccaatatataaacaataaaattaaaagaaaaatatgacgtgacagaagtcgtgccaacttggcacgacttctgtatGACAAGGCAAAAGtcatgccaagttggcacgacttcagtatgacagggcagaagtcgtgccaagttggcacaacTTCAGTATAACATGACAGAAGTTGTGCCTAGTTCGAACGATTTctacatatgaagtcgtgccgaattggcacgacttgcctaaatttgtaaatttttttacccattttgataaaaacaaaaaaaaaataacgccatcatggtcaaaaaaacCTCTGGGGACACTAATATAGAGTGATCATATATCCAAAACTATGCACCacattataactatttttttttctgaaataaacaattttaaaattttcactaATATATACTATTTCTTTCCTATTTCACGACCTTGCTTTTTGTACCCCATCTCCACCGTTTTTACACTTCATGATATGAAGATTTTACTGTTTCATTGGGCCGAATGCAGCCTCAACATTAGTTATAGCAGTTTCTCTCAGGTAGGCTTTGTTTTCGGTTCTCTATCACAGCAAcattttaagaaagaaaaagaaatggaGGATATGGTCCCTATCAATAAAAACTCgtaccataaaaaaaaaaaaaactttaaaaggTGAGGAAAGTTATGTTTGGATTATCGTTAAATATCCGTTAAATTGTGCTAAAcgtatttttagaaaaaatattctttgtCTTTTACTTCCAACTTACTTTTGAAAAGGTACAAACGATACTTAAACACGcacaaaataaaatgaaaaggaaGTTTCTTTTCAATTgatattacatttaaaataaaaattacagaAAAAAAGTTATCCCACTTTAATCATATACGAAatgaattttggaaaaaaaaaactaaggcAGATAGACTAATCTGTGCCAAGACTGTTTAATTTCTTAGATCTTGTGTATTTTAAAGTTAGAAAAtaaactataatattttttaatgaaaaaattagcttttaaaaaaaaataaaagtgttgGATTCTTAGAATAGAAATATCACGGTGATTCAGTACTAATAAGTCaaaatctatataaaaaaaaccccTCTAACCTAAAATCTTAAgtgaatgatttttatttttttttatatattacttATGTAACATATCTTTACTTAACGTGTAACTCCCAACCCATACATGAATTATCTTGTTCAAGTAGAAAACTTTACCACACATTACAAACTTCTCATCCAATCTAAATATTTTACTCATAAATTCCTTATTCCTATAATATTTTCAACAAATGACACCAATCGTTAAGTATTTTCAAAGGAAATAATGAAGAGATTTAATACCAAAGAATCAGGAGTAAaatctatataaaaaattataatatcatctTTAACCCAAAAACtttaagataatatattttcgagttttttcttcttaaatGTTAGCCATTTTGCTCACTATATcaaatttattgatttaatcAGATGAACTGAAGTCAATAAAGCTTTAAatttaatccttttgaaaattAGATTTCATTGGAATTAGTATCAAACAAACCATGAAAAAATAGGTTAAAAATTTCAACTAATTAATGAAAAACCATGTATTCTTTTTGTTGTATGTAGTTTTTTTGGAAACCTAtagttattaataattaaactaCTTCATTGTATCTGCATTTATAGGGTTCATCACAACCTCCGTTAAATAAAAACCCAAACACCCACAATTAATATTGCAAAGAAAGCACATCAACCAAGATTTGAACCCAAATCCTTCCTTGGAAGGATTAACCACTAGACCAAAgaagttctttggtcatattatcatttttattttacttattattattaacataatttatacatattaatattatattaacattattattaatattattattataattaatattatattcatattattaatattattaatattattaatattattaatattattaatattattaatattattaatattattaatattattactattattattattaatattattataaatattattataaatattattaatattattattaatattagtataaatattattataaatattattattaatattattataaatattattattaatattattataaatattattattaatattattataaatattattaatattattataaatattattattaatattattataaatattattattaatattattataaatattattattaatattattataaatattattattaatattaatataaatattattattaatattaatataaatattattattaatattattattaatattattaataatattattattaatattattattaatattattataaatattattattaatattattataaatattattattaatattattataaatattattataaatattattataaatattattataaatattattattaatattattataatgaatagTTTCCAGTGTATGATTCTTCAAAATTTGATACTGCAAAtgtaaccaaaaaataaattatgatgatGTATATATGTGATAAGTTAATGTCACTTCACACACaacttatttttacttattgaaattcataaaaacaatctttaagaattgaataataatttcaattaatgaagTGCCTTCTAACTTCAATTAATGAATCAACCTCTAAGACCTAAGTTCAAAgcatatttaaatatgtatacCAGTTTAGGCTAAACtcactaaaaaatttaattatatctatttattaagaattgagaaaatatattttattgatgttttacaataaatttttgacacttaaaaaaaattaaaaaactctattattttgatgagattttagaataaatatttagaatttaacgaaggttttaaaataaacctttgaaaattaacgaaggttaaaaaaatctttgttattttatggaggttttaaaataaacctttgtaaattaacaaaggttaaaaaaaccttcgttattttgtggaggttttaaaataaacctttgaaaattaacgaaggttaaaaaaaccttcgttattttgcggaggttttaaaataaacctttggaaattaataaaggttaaaaaaacctctgttattttactgaggttttagaataaacctttggaatttagctaaggttaaaaaacctccgttattttgttgaggttttagaaaaaacctccattaattaaatcaattcctaaggttatattaacctccactaaataacctctattaaaacctttttttcttgtagtgtacctattcataaagaattctaagaatagacaaggtggaagcctattataccaaagaaaagattctctatgaaaaaatcctaaattagccaacttatcagcacacgcatttccttcacgaaaaatatgagtaactgtaaacctaattttcccacagtaattaagacaagcattccatcgattacaaagcatccaaggaacatttgtcctagcagtaaacgcagcacaaaccaaagcagaatcacattccagccagacattagtaagcctcatcttttgagcttcctccatagcatgtataacctcataaaactcagcaaccagagcagtctgaacttcaagaaacgcagaaaaagctccaataaattcccccatactcccacgaaaaatacctccgcaagtagcaagaccaagaTATCCcttagcagccccatcagtgttaatttttaCCCAGcttggtgaaggaaactcccatataacaggaagaggacgtagaactttaccagtacgagtgttaataccaaaaaactttagcacattgaaatcaaacatatcattcttcattgaagctttagacgaattacccactagacaagttaagtctttaataaccaaaatagccctagaaacctcaatcttatcctgaaaacaaacataattcctcatacgccatatcatccaaatagaaaaagttatcacaactagcttaattaatttaaccaacggactaccatcactcttaataaaagaaagaagatcatccttattagagaaatgataagtaggaaaaatgtgttgaacccaactccaaatacgcaaagcattagcacattcaaaaaataaatgttgaatagattcctcgtgtttttcacaaagcgtacacatagaacaaatatgtaaacctttattttgaatatgctgatatgtaggaagccgcccatgaaaaactttccaaaggacaagagttttggaaggcggaatatatgaagaccaaataaatttaccccaaccacaggaAACCCCTGGATCCAAGAAAGAAGTCCTCGCTGATTTAAGAGTGagacgaccagactcatctagaatccaattaggaatatcctgtaccgccctaaccatgatatgactaaaaagatgaggcatctgctgtaaagacaatggaatattccaatcaccacctgtccaaaactgagagactgtatccggaataCTAGCACCATTAGATaatcctgcaatatttgctaaagaagtggtagcacaccatttatcattctaaaaattaataagagaacctgtaccaacagtccaagaagtataatcaagtatagtagaataaaactgcttaattccaAGTCAAAGAGATGacgatctataaaccattcgaaactcatattttgatttaagaaccctagctttcaagagcaaagaccaaggcttgttgctataagcaaagttccaagcaagcttaagaagatatgcattatttttatggtgaaggttaataattttcaaacctccattctcaagggGAGAACAAATCGTATCCCAATTAACAGTTTGttattacttatatttatattaatttttaattaaatatgtttaaaacaattataaatcaaatgtaatattattgaagaacttaatattttaagaatgtgATTCTTAACTAAAGAAATTgaagttattaatttaattataaaagaaactaaacatctctatataaaaaataaaataaaatgtatacattgtttttatattatttctctCACACAGTTTTCTTATATATCACTCTTTTAGAATCTCAAAATTAAGATTTTGGAGACATTAagatgtttttatattatttctctCTCACACTTTTCTTATATATCACTCTTTTGCCTTAAAAAAAAGTAACCGTCCATAAATCCACATTTCACCATCTCCCTCCACTCTTCCCTAATAAAAGGTACCAATCTCTCCACTTTCCTGCCAGTTAGGTGAGaacacataaaataaattttttaaataaaaaatatgcttatttaataaagaagaatatcagtttaaaacataacaaaaaataaaattaacgtaCCAATCTCTCCAttaagtgagaacaaataaaatattttacttccaagatactaaaaaaaaagtggatctttaataataaaatattttcatctataacatcaaaatatattaatttttcaaaataatattaattatttattttaaaacattaataatcGATACCTTTTTAACACTACCTTAATAATCAACACCCTTTTCTATAAAATCTCAAACTAACAgcgaataaaaaaaaattaaaaaaacaaatcataAACTTGTatctattgattttttttgttaaattctttttgttttaaaaaaattaaaatctactAACCGTTTCTGTTATTATACAACAATTAAATATACACAATTTTTATATTACAGAAATAttgaacaaaaacaatttaaaaaatgaatgattCCATTATAACTCAGATCAACTCAAagataatgatatttttaaaaaaagttggtATAGTTAGTGGAGAGGGGAGAgacgtaaataataaattattataaaagaacgaacaaaaaaaagataaaaaagagaaGAGGGAAGAGAgacgtaaataataaattattatagaagaaccaacagaaagaaaaaaaaatatagaaaggGAAGAGAAGAGGGAACACCTTTCAACATAAAAATAACTACAACtattcattatttaaaataaattactaatCCTAATCAATTCAAGAAAGTCATTAGAAAAGGGTTACCTCCATATGGTCTATATGGTACCCAAAGACTATATCCTACAAATGAGGCAGAGTTATTCCAAATGACTATACACAGGCGCTCTCGCGCCTCTACCCGCTAGTATTATTAAAGTAAGTTATTAAGtgagtatttttatttttggagGAGTTAAAACTATCATTTTCCTACATTAATTTAAACATGTATGTCATTTAACCGTTTACTCTAATTATAGCAAACTTTCAACTAAACTCGAAGTTTCtatttaaacatttatttatttttcccaATAAGTTTTATTAACATAATTGAGACATTTTATTACATGCTACCCCTGCAATCGAATCCTGAGGTCACTATTTTCTCTCTCGTTGCTTTTACACGAAAGAAAGAATAAGGGTCTAATTTCTTTTacgtatttaaaaaaatattatttataatattatcttTCATTTCCTTTTACACTGAGATCTCTATCTTTTAATTAAGTTCgtgtcatttattttttttattaaatattaatggaTTACTATCTTATCTGTCATTTCAcctattaaataaatataatgttttatgtataaattatcaTTAATGTAAAACATAGTCACCATCACgttttatatgtaaaaaataaaaaatatttattgttttacaTTAAGTACAATATTCTTTTACATTAActataaaactaatatttttttctaacagATATAGATAACTAAGTAAGACGAAGGAAGAAGATAAAAATCACGTCACTCCAAATAATAAAAAGATTAAATAGTAAAAACtcacttaaaaatattaaatacttaatagaaaataatatatttaggaGAGACcgaataaaaatacaaatttaaaaaaaattcaaacttaactaaattttaatttaattacattGAAATCACAGTAAAATTTGAAATGAGATCCATGAAATTTGTAGCGAAAGTGGTGTAGTCGCTTaagtaaaatgaaaaaatttctAAAGTCCTGAGAAAACATTGGAAAATCATAACTACATCCCTTAAAGAGTATTTGTAGGTTCAATTAAAGGTTTGAGTTTCACTCTGAGTGGTGTGTAGGATGAAGTTTATGTCAGGTTTTCTCAGAAGCTGTTTTATTTCTTAGATATTTCAAAGATATTATGCAGTTAAACACCTTTTGAATCACCTTTAAAAtgattattgtttatatatatttttttatgattgataaaAAAACTCTATAGTCTTTTTTCTCATTAACAAGAACCAGACGTTTGCAA
Proteins encoded in this region:
- the LOC137832456 gene encoding fasciclin-like arabinogalactan protein 11; the protein is MKTQQTLFSASILLIITLSFFHTISAQLSPVQAPVSSPPSPPQPSPPSPPATAPAPGFNTVPLVPVTPSGAPTPTVPKASSIDIVQILRKAKRFSVLVRLLKTTQLINQLNSQLLTSGSGGLTLFAPEDGAFSKLKAGFLNSLSDRQKVELLQFHTLSSFISISNFDTLTNPVQTQAGDDPKRLQLNVTTFGGSQVSMATGAVNASVTGTVYTDNKLAIYQVDKVLLPLDLVLPSEAPAPAPSKAKGASPKTDKTKAGEGTAGDDSDDGDNKDLPAEASSAGSMSLKFGAKGILVGIVIGVALIGEAMM